From Cellulomonas oligotrophica, a single genomic window includes:
- the manD gene encoding D-mannonate dehydratase ManD — translation MTGTTDAAPAPEPAVAPPAPGTAIRSAEVLVHSPGRNFVTLRLTTEDGVVGLGDATLNGRELAVASYLADHVVPLLVGRDAHRIEDTWQFLYRSAYWRRGPVTMAAIAAVDVALWDIKARLAGMPLYQLLGGASRTGLMAYGHASGRDLPELFDSIRQHLDEGFRSIRVQTSVPGIDAVYGVAAQPSTSGRYDYEPAQRAPLPAEEDWDTRAYLRHLPGVFEAVRNEFGPELPLLHDGHHRMTPIQAARLGKDLEPYDLFWLEDCTPAENQDALRLVRQHTVTPLAIGEVFNTVWDYQTLIREQLIDYVRSAVTHTGGITALRRILDHAAQHQIKSGIHGPTDISPVGMAAALHLDLAIHNFGIQEYMPHSAATLEVFRTSFTFADGYLHPGEQPGLGVEYDDDVAAHFPYQAAYLPFNRLKDGTVHDW, via the coding sequence ATGACCGGCACCACCGACGCCGCCCCGGCCCCCGAGCCCGCGGTCGCACCGCCCGCGCCCGGGACGGCGATCCGTTCCGCCGAGGTCCTCGTGCACAGCCCGGGGCGCAACTTCGTCACCCTGCGCCTGACCACCGAGGACGGCGTCGTCGGTCTGGGCGACGCGACGCTCAACGGCCGCGAGCTGGCTGTGGCCAGCTACCTCGCGGACCACGTGGTGCCGCTGCTGGTCGGCCGCGACGCGCACCGCATCGAGGACACGTGGCAGTTCCTGTACCGCAGCGCGTACTGGCGGCGCGGACCGGTCACCATGGCCGCCATCGCCGCCGTCGACGTCGCGCTGTGGGACATCAAGGCGCGACTGGCGGGGATGCCGCTGTACCAGCTGCTCGGCGGGGCGTCGCGGACGGGGCTGATGGCGTACGGGCACGCCTCGGGGCGGGACCTGCCCGAGCTGTTCGACTCGATCCGCCAGCACCTGGACGAGGGCTTCCGGTCGATCCGCGTGCAGACGTCGGTGCCGGGCATCGACGCGGTGTACGGCGTGGCCGCGCAGCCCTCGACCTCGGGCCGGTACGACTACGAGCCCGCCCAGCGCGCCCCGCTGCCCGCCGAGGAGGACTGGGACACCCGCGCGTACCTGCGCCACCTGCCCGGGGTGTTCGAGGCCGTCCGCAACGAGTTCGGCCCCGAGCTGCCGCTGCTGCACGACGGGCACCACCGCATGACGCCGATCCAGGCCGCGCGCCTGGGCAAGGACCTCGAGCCGTACGACCTGTTCTGGCTCGAGGACTGCACGCCGGCCGAGAACCAGGACGCGCTCCGCCTGGTGCGCCAGCACACCGTGACTCCCCTGGCGATCGGCGAGGTCTTCAACACGGTGTGGGACTACCAGACCCTGATCCGCGAGCAGCTCATCGACTACGTGCGCTCCGCGGTGACCCACACCGGCGGCATCACCGCGCTGCGGCGCATCCTCGACCACGCCGCCCAGCACCAGATCAAGAGCGGCATCCACGGACCCACCGACATCTCCCCCGTCGGCATGGCGGCGGCGCTGCACCTGGACCTGGCGATCCACAACTTCGGCATCCAGGAGTACATGCCGCACTCGGCGGCGACGCTGGAGGTGTTCCGCACGTCGTTCACGTTCGCCGACGGGTACCTGCACCCGGGCGAGCAGCCCGGGCTGGGCGTCGAGTACGACGACGACGTGGCGGCGCACTTCCCGTACCAGGCGGCGTACCTGCCGTTCAACCGGCTCAAGGACGGCACGGTGCACGACTGGTGA
- a CDS encoding alpha-glucuronidase, giving the protein MSAADRTERPAWHPAWLPEAAFGPLGARRVLVAPGPDAGPVGRTVVDELRAATAQHGGTLTVLDPPAAPSPADVRAHDLVLVVGPADAPAGPEAFDHRREDGTTVVVAGGPAGLLYGMHAVVRDGERAFGADHGPRHHRPVAPVRMLDHWDNVDVHPVMGQVERGYAGGSLFYADGRVRDDLTRVGAYARLLGSIGVNAVALNNVNVHATEARLLTDGLGDVARLAAAFRPHGVRAYLSVSFASPMTLGGLPTADPLDADVQRWWAQAADRVWAAVPDFGGFLVKADSEGQPGPFAYGRDHADGANLLARAVAPHGGTVFWRAFVYDHHQDWRDRRTDRARAAHDHFTPLDGRFDANVVLQVKHGPLDFQTREPVSPVLASMPRTRVAVELQVTQEYTGQQQHVCYLGPWWSEILRFGLAEDGTRTVAQIVSGLPGSPASGPPDADPLPAAGVVAVSNVGDDVFWTGHPLAQANLYAFGRLAWDPDADPVALLDEWVDLTFPGADPRVRATLHALMDDSWRTYEAYTAPLGVGFMVDPLRGHYGPNVDGYEYSRWGTYHFADRDGIGVDRTRATGTGFTGQYPAPWRDLYEDVATCPDELLLFFHHVPWEHRLHSGTTVVQHVYDSRADAVDVVERLRQHWADAADVFPADWHARVGERLDEQLRSAVEWRDQVRTYVYRKSGVPDAQGRPIY; this is encoded by the coding sequence GTGAGCGCCGCCGACCGCACCGAGCGCCCCGCCTGGCACCCCGCCTGGCTGCCCGAGGCCGCATTCGGCCCGCTCGGCGCGCGGCGGGTCCTCGTCGCCCCGGGCCCCGACGCCGGACCGGTCGGGCGGACGGTCGTCGACGAGCTCCGCGCGGCGACGGCGCAGCACGGCGGCACCCTCACCGTCCTCGACCCGCCCGCGGCGCCCAGCCCGGCGGACGTCCGGGCCCACGACCTCGTCCTGGTCGTCGGACCGGCCGACGCGCCGGCCGGCCCCGAGGCCTTCGACCACCGGCGCGAGGACGGCACGACCGTCGTCGTCGCCGGCGGGCCGGCCGGGCTGCTCTACGGGATGCACGCCGTGGTGCGGGACGGCGAGCGCGCCTTCGGGGCGGACCACGGGCCGCGGCACCACCGGCCGGTCGCCCCGGTGCGGATGCTCGACCACTGGGACAACGTCGACGTGCACCCCGTGATGGGGCAGGTCGAGCGCGGGTACGCCGGCGGGTCGCTGTTCTACGCCGACGGGCGCGTCCGCGACGACCTCACCCGCGTCGGCGCGTACGCGCGGCTGCTCGGCTCGATCGGTGTCAACGCGGTCGCGCTCAACAACGTCAACGTGCACGCCACCGAGGCCCGCCTGCTCACCGACGGGCTGGGCGACGTCGCCCGGCTGGCCGCCGCGTTCCGCCCGCACGGGGTGCGCGCGTACCTGTCGGTGTCGTTCGCCTCGCCCATGACCCTCGGCGGGCTGCCCACGGCCGACCCGCTCGACGCGGACGTGCAGCGGTGGTGGGCGCAGGCCGCCGACCGCGTGTGGGCGGCGGTGCCGGACTTCGGCGGGTTCCTGGTCAAGGCCGACTCCGAGGGGCAGCCCGGCCCGTTCGCGTACGGGCGCGACCACGCCGACGGTGCGAACCTGCTGGCGCGGGCGGTGGCCCCGCACGGTGGGACCGTGTTCTGGCGGGCGTTCGTGTACGACCACCACCAGGACTGGCGCGACCGGCGCACCGACCGGGCGCGAGCCGCCCACGACCACTTCACCCCGCTGGACGGTCGGTTCGACGCGAACGTCGTGCTGCAGGTCAAGCACGGCCCCCTGGACTTCCAGACCCGCGAGCCGGTCTCCCCCGTGCTGGCCTCGATGCCCCGCACCCGCGTGGCCGTCGAGCTCCAGGTCACCCAGGAGTACACCGGCCAGCAGCAGCACGTGTGCTACCTCGGCCCGTGGTGGAGCGAGATCCTGCGGTTCGGTCTGGCCGAGGACGGCACCCGCACGGTCGCGCAGATCGTGTCCGGCCTGCCGGGCTCCCCGGCCTCAGGTCCCCCCGACGCGGACCCGCTCCCGGCCGCGGGCGTCGTCGCGGTGTCGAACGTCGGCGACGACGTCTTCTGGACCGGGCACCCGCTGGCGCAGGCCAACCTGTACGCGTTCGGGCGACTCGCGTGGGACCCCGACGCCGACCCGGTCGCCCTGCTCGACGAGTGGGTCGACCTGACGTTCCCCGGCGCCGACCCGCGCGTGCGCGCCACCCTGCACGCGCTGATGGACGACTCGTGGCGCACCTACGAGGCCTACACGGCCCCGCTGGGCGTCGGCTTCATGGTCGACCCGCTGCGCGGGCACTACGGCCCGAACGTCGACGGCTACGAGTACTCCCGCTGGGGGACGTACCACTTCGCCGACCGCGACGGCATCGGCGTGGACCGCACGCGCGCGACCGGCACGGGCTTCACCGGCCAGTACCCGGCACCGTGGCGTGACCTCTACGAGGACGTCGCGACCTGCCCCGACGAGCTGCTGCTGTTCTTCCACCACGTGCCGTGGGAGCACCGCCTGCACTCCGGGACGACGGTCGTGCAGCACGTGTACGACTCGCGGGCGGACGCCGTGGACGTCGTCGAGCGCCTGCGTCAGCACTGGGCCGACGCCGCCGACGTGTTCCCCGCGGACTGGCACGCCCGGGTCGGCGAACGCCTGGACGAGCAGCTCCGCTCGGCCGTCGAGTGGCGCGACCAGGTCCGCACCTACGTCTACCGCAAGTCCGGCGTCCCCGACGCGCAGGGGCGGCCGATCTACTGA
- a CDS encoding aldo/keto reductase — translation MPSLQPYRADDHRYDTMTYRRTGRSGLDLPALSLGLWHNFGDTSAFDTQRAILRRAFDLGVTHMDLANNYGPLPGAAEENFGRHLARDLRPYRDEIVVSTKAGYDMWSGPYQNGGSRKYLLSSLDASLDRMGLEYVDVFYHHRPDPSTPLEETMGALHHAVTSGRALYVGVSNYTPAQTREAHAILAEMGTRLLIHQPSYSMFNRHVEMVGEGQRESLIDAVGELGVGMIVFSPLAQGLLTGKYLGGEAPSGSRAAGASPFLSSRALSESYLTRARALNEIAADRGQTLAQLALSWVLRDERVTSALIGASSVAQLEDNVAALEAGPLTDDELARIEEHAVDGTGR, via the coding sequence ATGCCGAGCCTGCAGCCGTACCGTGCCGACGACCACCGGTACGACACCATGACCTACCGCCGCACCGGCCGCTCCGGCCTGGACCTGCCCGCGCTGTCGCTGGGGCTGTGGCACAACTTCGGCGACACGTCCGCGTTCGACACCCAGCGCGCGATCCTGCGCCGGGCGTTCGACCTGGGCGTCACGCACATGGACCTCGCCAACAACTACGGCCCGCTGCCCGGTGCGGCCGAGGAGAACTTCGGCCGGCACCTGGCGCGGGACCTGCGCCCGTACCGCGACGAGATCGTCGTCTCGACGAAGGCCGGCTACGACATGTGGTCCGGCCCGTACCAGAACGGCGGCTCGCGCAAGTACCTGCTGTCGTCCCTCGACGCGTCGCTCGACCGCATGGGCCTGGAGTACGTCGACGTCTTCTACCACCACCGTCCCGACCCCAGCACGCCGCTGGAGGAGACGATGGGGGCGCTGCACCACGCCGTGACCAGCGGCAGGGCCCTGTACGTGGGGGTGTCGAACTACACGCCCGCCCAGACGCGCGAGGCGCACGCGATCCTCGCCGAGATGGGCACCCGGCTGCTCATCCACCAGCCCAGCTACTCGATGTTCAACCGGCACGTCGAGATGGTCGGCGAGGGGCAGCGCGAGTCGCTGATCGACGCCGTCGGCGAACTCGGCGTCGGCATGATCGTGTTCTCCCCGCTCGCGCAGGGTCTGCTCACCGGCAAGTACCTCGGCGGCGAGGCCCCGAGCGGGTCGCGGGCCGCGGGGGCGAGCCCGTTCCTGTCGTCGCGGGCCCTCTCGGAGTCCTACCTGACCCGTGCGCGGGCGCTGAACGAGATCGCTGCCGACCGCGGGCAGACCCTCGCCCAGCTCGCGCTGTCGTGGGTGCTGCGCGACGAGCGCGTGACCTCCGCCCTCATCGGTGCGTCGTCCGTGGCGCAGCTCGAGGACAACGTCGCCGCCCTCGAGGCCGGCCCGCTGACCGACGACGAGCTCGCGCGCATCGAGGAGCACGCCGTCGACGGCACCGGGCGCTGA
- a CDS encoding beta-galactosidase, giving the protein MPLPTGDHVRYGGDHNPEQWPREVWDADHAAFDLAHVTTLTLGVFAWAHLQPAPDVYDFSRLDAIVEHTAAQGRDVVLATPSGAMPPWLAAAHPDACRVDDQGRRHVYGQRHNHCPSSPAFRRLAVAMADRLAARYGDHPAVVAWHVGNEYGGACYCDLCAAGFHDWLRARYGTLDMLNDAWSTTFWSHTFTAWDQVPPPTMLSEHWRSPNHTAFQGITLDYRRYMSDRLREGFVAEKAAIRAHVPTTPVTTNLMGFYQPVDYHRWADDLDFVSWDNYPPLPDDPRRTAARMAATHAAMRGLKAGQPFWVMEQTPSTTASRDVNPVKRPGVLALWTWQAVAHGADATLFFQMRQSRGACEKYHGALIDHSGRTDTRVFCEAAALGAALASTGDALLGARTPARVALLLDWDAWWAVEMTDGYNRHVSYLQTLLQHHRALWSANAGVDVVPVTADLAPYDVVVAPVLHLIKDDLPDRLTAFVEAGGTLVTTFYGGRVDASTNAFLGVPPLDPLLGVRVEETDSGVPGASNPVTLVLDGEATTHDAALVFELLVPDDGTDVVGTYGADFYAGRAAVTRARRGSGEAWRVGTGLDDDGVARVLRHVLDRHGLTGPHADEPDVEVVDRVAPDGTTYRFVLHHGTAPVTVTAQVGGTDLLTGRVVLPGDPLALGPAEVLVLRRPGPAPAAARPAPGRQRARRTDA; this is encoded by the coding sequence ATGCCCCTGCCGACCGGCGACCACGTCCGCTACGGCGGCGACCACAACCCCGAGCAGTGGCCCCGCGAGGTGTGGGACGCCGACCACGCCGCGTTCGACCTCGCGCACGTCACGACGCTGACGCTCGGGGTGTTCGCGTGGGCGCACCTGCAGCCCGCGCCGGACGTCTACGACTTCTCGCGGCTCGACGCGATCGTCGAGCACACCGCCGCGCAGGGGCGCGACGTCGTGCTCGCGACGCCGTCGGGCGCCATGCCGCCGTGGCTGGCCGCCGCGCACCCGGACGCGTGCCGGGTCGACGACCAGGGCCGCCGGCACGTGTACGGGCAGCGCCACAACCACTGCCCGTCGTCGCCGGCGTTCCGGCGCCTCGCGGTCGCGATGGCCGACCGGCTCGCCGCCCGGTACGGCGACCACCCCGCGGTCGTCGCGTGGCACGTCGGCAACGAGTACGGGGGCGCGTGCTACTGCGACCTGTGCGCGGCGGGGTTCCACGACTGGCTGCGCGCCCGCTACGGCACGCTCGACATGCTCAACGACGCGTGGAGCACCACGTTCTGGTCGCACACGTTCACCGCGTGGGACCAGGTCCCGCCGCCCACGATGCTCTCGGAGCACTGGCGGAGCCCGAACCACACCGCGTTCCAGGGCATCACGCTCGACTACCGCCGGTACATGTCCGACCGGCTGCGCGAGGGCTTCGTCGCCGAGAAGGCCGCGATCCGCGCGCACGTGCCGACGACGCCCGTGACGACGAACCTCATGGGCTTCTACCAGCCGGTCGACTACCACCGCTGGGCCGACGACCTGGACTTCGTCTCCTGGGACAACTACCCGCCGCTGCCCGACGACCCGCGCCGCACCGCCGCCCGCATGGCCGCCACGCACGCCGCCATGCGCGGGCTCAAGGCCGGGCAGCCGTTCTGGGTGATGGAGCAGACGCCGTCGACCACCGCGAGCCGCGACGTCAACCCCGTCAAGCGCCCCGGGGTGCTCGCGCTGTGGACGTGGCAGGCGGTCGCGCACGGCGCCGACGCGACCCTGTTCTTCCAGATGCGGCAGTCCCGCGGCGCGTGCGAGAAGTACCACGGCGCCCTGATCGACCACTCCGGGCGCACCGACACCCGGGTGTTCTGCGAGGCCGCCGCCCTCGGCGCCGCGCTCGCCTCGACCGGCGACGCCCTGCTCGGCGCCCGCACGCCCGCGCGGGTCGCGCTGCTGCTCGACTGGGACGCGTGGTGGGCCGTCGAGATGACCGACGGCTACAACCGGCACGTCTCCTACCTGCAGACCCTGCTGCAGCACCACCGGGCGCTGTGGTCGGCCAACGCGGGCGTCGACGTCGTGCCCGTCACCGCCGACCTCGCCCCGTACGACGTCGTCGTCGCCCCCGTGCTGCACCTGATCAAGGACGACCTCCCCGACCGGCTGACCGCGTTCGTCGAGGCCGGCGGCACCCTCGTCACCACGTTCTACGGCGGACGCGTCGACGCGAGCACCAACGCGTTCCTCGGCGTCCCGCCGCTCGACCCGCTGCTGGGCGTCCGCGTCGAGGAGACCGACTCCGGCGTGCCCGGCGCGTCCAACCCCGTGACGCTCGTGCTCGACGGCGAGGCGACGACGCACGACGCCGCGCTCGTCTTCGAGCTGCTCGTCCCCGACGACGGCACCGACGTGGTCGGCACGTACGGCGCCGACTTCTACGCCGGCCGCGCCGCCGTCACGCGGGCCCGGCGGGGGAGCGGCGAGGCGTGGCGCGTCGGCACGGGTCTCGACGACGACGGTGTCGCCCGCGTCCTGCGCCACGTGCTCGACCGGCACGGGCTGACCGGCCCGCACGCCGACGAGCCCGACGTCGAGGTCGTCGACCGCGTCGCCCCCGACGGCACGACGTACCGGTTCGTGCTGCACCACGGCACCGCACCGGTCACCGTCACCGCGCAGGTCGGCGGCACCGACCTGCTCACGGGCCGGGTCGTCCTCCCCGGCGACCCGCTCGCCCTCGGTCCCGCCGAGGTCCTGGTCCTGCGCCGGCCCGGGCCCGCGCCCGCCGCAGCCCGTCCGGCACCGGGCCGGCAGCGCGCCCGACGGACCGACGCCTGA
- a CDS encoding TerC family protein, which translates to MPPYLSALVPTATAPAGEGITTIADPLMWGLTIAAVIGLLVMDFVVTRKPHEVSMREAIGWSTFYIALPLAFGGWIWSQFGQQTGVEYLTGYLVEKSLSVDNLFVFMLLLSAFAVPAVLQQRVLLFGIVGALVLRGIFIAVGAAVLANLSFAFLIFGAILLATAVKILRDQTSGASHDVDVANMRSVRLIRRFMPVTDDYRGPRLSVVENGRRMLTPLAVVVVAVFATDVVFAVDSVPAVYGITGDPYLVFATNAFALLGLRALYFVLQGALSKLVHLGYGLAAILGFIGVKLVLHWAHGVWPGVPTIPTLWSLLAIVAILGIVTATSLYATRGGTGDAEESAHVAEPPARQH; encoded by the coding sequence GTGCCCCCGTACCTCTCTGCCCTCGTGCCGACGGCCACGGCACCCGCCGGCGAAGGCATCACCACGATCGCCGACCCGCTCATGTGGGGCCTCACGATCGCCGCGGTGATCGGGCTGCTCGTCATGGACTTCGTCGTGACGCGCAAGCCGCACGAGGTGTCGATGCGCGAGGCGATCGGCTGGTCGACGTTCTACATCGCGCTGCCGCTCGCGTTCGGCGGCTGGATCTGGTCGCAGTTCGGCCAGCAGACCGGCGTGGAGTACCTCACCGGGTACCTCGTCGAGAAGTCGCTCTCGGTCGACAACCTCTTCGTCTTCATGCTGCTGCTGTCGGCGTTCGCCGTGCCCGCCGTGCTCCAGCAGCGCGTCCTGCTGTTCGGGATCGTCGGCGCGCTCGTCCTGCGCGGCATCTTCATCGCCGTCGGCGCGGCCGTGCTCGCCAACCTGTCGTTCGCGTTCCTCATCTTCGGCGCGATCCTGCTGGCCACGGCCGTGAAGATCCTGCGCGACCAGACCAGCGGCGCCAGCCACGACGTGGACGTCGCGAACATGCGCTCGGTCAGGCTGATCCGCCGGTTCATGCCCGTCACCGACGACTACCGGGGCCCGCGCCTGAGCGTCGTGGAGAACGGCAGGCGGATGCTCACGCCCCTCGCGGTCGTGGTCGTGGCCGTCTTCGCCACCGACGTCGTCTTCGCCGTCGACTCCGTGCCCGCCGTCTACGGCATCACCGGCGACCCGTACCTGGTGTTTGCGACCAACGCGTTCGCGCTGCTGGGCCTGCGCGCCCTCTACTTCGTGCTCCAGGGCGCGCTGAGCAAGCTCGTCCACCTCGGCTACGGCCTGGCCGCGATCCTCGGCTTCATCGGCGTCAAGCTCGTCCTGCACTGGGCGCACGGCGTCTGGCCGGGCGTCCCGACGATCCCGACGCTGTGGTCGCTGCTCGCGATCGTCGCGATCCTCGGCATCGTCACCGCGACGAGCCTGTACGCGACCCGCGGCGGCACCGGCGACGCGGAGGAGTCGGCCCACGTCGCCGAGCCCCCCGCCCGCCAGCACTGA
- a CDS encoding LacI family DNA-binding transcriptional regulator, with protein sequence MDDRQPTLRDVAEAAGVAVSTASRALSRPGRISPRTEARVRDAADRLGYTPSASARALSSGRTSTVALVVPDVTNPFYFGLVRGTGARLRETGYVQVLVDTEESAEAEARALAGLRGTVDGAILASSRLDDDRLVRLASELPVVTVNRTVPGGAAPGVVLDTPSGIVQALEHLASLGHTRVAYAAGPRTSWSDSRRRAVLEPAAARLGLDVTVLGPYAPLRTAGPAAADAALQAQVTALVAFNDLLAFGVLERLEARGVPVPDQLSVVGCDDVFGADLVRPRLTTVALPMERAGRHAADLLVARLSGLGAPPGDPVVLPTHLVIRASTGPAPVR encoded by the coding sequence GTGGACGACAGGCAGCCGACCCTGCGCGACGTCGCGGAGGCCGCCGGCGTCGCCGTCTCCACCGCGTCGCGCGCCCTCAGCCGCCCGGGCCGCATCAGCCCGCGCACCGAGGCCCGTGTCCGCGACGCCGCCGACCGCCTCGGCTACACGCCCAGCGCGTCCGCCCGCGCCCTGTCCTCCGGCCGCACCTCCACCGTCGCGCTCGTCGTGCCCGACGTCACCAACCCGTTCTACTTCGGCCTTGTGCGCGGCACCGGCGCCCGCCTGCGCGAGACCGGCTACGTCCAGGTGCTCGTCGACACCGAGGAGTCCGCCGAGGCCGAGGCGCGTGCGCTCGCCGGCCTCCGGGGCACCGTCGACGGGGCGATCCTGGCCTCGTCCCGGCTCGACGACGACCGGCTCGTGCGTCTCGCCTCCGAGCTGCCCGTCGTCACCGTCAACCGCACCGTCCCCGGCGGCGCCGCCCCCGGCGTCGTGCTCGACACCCCGAGCGGCATCGTCCAGGCGCTCGAGCACCTCGCCTCCCTCGGGCACACGCGCGTCGCCTACGCCGCCGGGCCCCGCACCTCCTGGTCCGACAGCCGGCGCCGTGCCGTGCTCGAGCCCGCCGCCGCGCGCCTCGGGCTCGACGTCACCGTGCTCGGCCCGTACGCACCGCTGCGCACCGCCGGCCCCGCCGCCGCCGACGCCGCCCTCCAGGCGCAGGTCACCGCGCTCGTCGCGTTCAACGACCTGCTCGCGTTCGGGGTGCTCGAACGCCTTGAGGCGCGCGGGGTCCCCGTGCCCGACCAGCTCAGCGTCGTGGGCTGCGACGACGTCTTCGGCGCCGACCTCGTCCGCCCACGACTCACCACCGTCGCCCTGCCCATGGAGCGCGCCGGCCGGCACGCGGCCGACCTGCTCGTCGCCCGCCTGTCCGGCCTCGGCGCACCCCCCGGCGACCCCGTGGTCCTCCCGACCCACCTGGTCATCCGCGCGTCCACGGGCCCTGCACCCGTGCGGTGA
- the recQ gene encoding DNA helicase RecQ, which yields MPRLPHDAAPDVPDTWDGPSEPSWWDEEPPPDPWDAPPPEDVTSSGPREDAAPQDGSPHDAALQDAVRAGTHATRPVPVVQQGAAAPSHGTPLEVLRRVWGYEAFRGDQAAVVDALVAGEDAVVLMPTGGGKSLCYQVPSLVREGTGVVVSPLIALMQDQVDALSAVGVRAGFLNSTQEWSQRRAVEDAFLAGELDLLYLAPERLRVPETLDLLGRGHVALFAIDEAHCVSQWGHDFRPDYLRLAVLHERWPDVPRVALTATATRATHREIGERLDLADARQFVASFDRPNIRYRIVPKDGPKAQLLAMLRAEHAGDSGIVYCLSRASVEQTAAWLVEQGVDAMPYHAGLDRQVRARNQARFLREDGVVMVATIAFGMGIDKPDVRFVAHLDLPKSVEGYYQETGRAGRDGLPSTAWLAYGLNDVVQQRRMIDTSEGDDAHKRRLTQHLDAMLALCETIDCRRGQLLAYFGQPSDGPCGNCDTCLEPPQSWDGTVPAQKLLSTVVRLDQRGQRYGVGHLVDLLRGKVTPRVRQLGHEELSTFGIGQDLSEGEWRGVVRQLLAAELLAVDAEGYGTLRLTPASAAVLRGERPVRLRREPERTGRAPRERRAGAARPAAADLTGADATAFEALRAWRAGAAKEQGVPAYVVFHDATLREIVAARPSSREALGQIGGVGAAKLDRYAEGVLATLAALDAGA from the coding sequence GTGCCCCGCCTCCCCCACGACGCCGCCCCCGACGTCCCCGACACCTGGGACGGCCCGTCCGAGCCGTCGTGGTGGGACGAGGAGCCGCCCCCGGACCCGTGGGACGCCCCGCCGCCCGAGGACGTGACGTCGAGCGGTCCGCGCGAGGACGCGGCGCCGCAGGACGGGTCGCCGCACGACGCGGCCCTGCAGGACGCCGTGCGGGCAGGCACGCACGCGACACGGCCCGTCCCGGTCGTGCAGCAGGGCGCCGCGGCGCCGTCGCACGGCACGCCGCTGGAGGTGCTGCGTCGCGTCTGGGGGTACGAGGCGTTCCGGGGCGACCAGGCCGCGGTCGTGGACGCGCTCGTCGCGGGCGAGGACGCGGTCGTCCTCATGCCCACCGGCGGCGGGAAGTCGCTGTGCTACCAGGTGCCGTCGCTGGTGCGCGAGGGCACCGGGGTCGTGGTGTCGCCGCTGATCGCGCTGATGCAGGACCAGGTCGACGCGTTGTCGGCGGTCGGCGTGCGTGCGGGGTTCCTCAACTCGACGCAGGAGTGGTCGCAGCGCCGCGCCGTCGAGGACGCGTTCCTCGCGGGCGAGCTGGACCTGCTGTACCTGGCGCCGGAGCGGCTGCGCGTGCCGGAGACGCTCGACCTGCTGGGCCGGGGCCACGTGGCGCTGTTCGCGATCGACGAGGCGCACTGCGTGTCGCAGTGGGGGCACGACTTCCGGCCCGACTACCTGCGCCTGGCGGTGCTGCACGAGCGCTGGCCGGACGTGCCGCGCGTGGCCCTCACGGCGACCGCGACGCGGGCGACGCACCGGGAGATCGGCGAGCGGCTCGACCTGGCCGACGCCCGGCAGTTCGTCGCGAGCTTCGACCGCCCGAACATCCGGTACCGCATCGTGCCGAAGGACGGGCCCAAGGCCCAGCTGCTCGCGATGCTCCGAGCGGAGCACGCGGGCGACTCGGGCATCGTCTACTGCCTGTCGAGGGCCTCGGTCGAGCAGACCGCCGCGTGGCTCGTCGAGCAGGGCGTCGACGCGATGCCGTACCACGCAGGGCTGGACCGGCAGGTGCGGGCGCGCAACCAGGCGCGGTTCCTGCGCGAGGACGGCGTCGTGATGGTCGCGACCATCGCGTTCGGCATGGGGATCGACAAGCCGGACGTGCGGTTCGTCGCGCACCTGGACCTGCCGAAGTCCGTCGAGGGGTACTACCAGGAGACGGGCCGCGCGGGCCGGGACGGGCTGCCGTCGACCGCGTGGCTGGCGTACGGGCTGAACGACGTCGTGCAGCAGCGGCGGATGATCGACACGTCCGAGGGCGACGACGCGCACAAGCGGCGGCTCACGCAGCACCTCGACGCGATGCTGGCGCTCTGCGAGACGATCGACTGCCGCCGGGGGCAGCTGCTGGCGTACTTCGGCCAGCCGTCCGACGGGCCGTGCGGCAACTGCGACACGTGCCTGGAGCCCCCGCAGTCGTGGGACGGCACGGTGCCCGCGCAGAAGCTCCTCTCGACGGTCGTCCGCCTGGACCAGCGCGGCCAGCGGTACGGCGTGGGTCACCTGGTCGACCTGCTGCGCGGCAAGGTCACGCCGCGGGTGCGCCAGCTCGGCCACGAGGAGCTCTCGACGTTCGGCATCGGGCAGGACCTGTCCGAGGGCGAGTGGCGCGGGGTGGTGCGCCAGCTGCTGGCGGCCGAGCTGCTGGCGGTCGACGCGGAGGGCTACGGCACGCTGCGGCTGACGCCGGCGTCGGCGGCCGTGCTGCGCGGCGAGCGCCCGGTGCGGCTGCGGCGCGAGCCAGAGCGCACCGGCCGCGCACCCCGCGAGCGCCGCGCGGGTGCCGCCCGCCCGGCGGCCGCCGACCTCACGGGCGCCGACGCGACGGCGTTCGAGGCGCTGCGGGCCTGGCGTGCGGGCGCGGCCAAGGAGCAGGGCGTGCCGGCGTACGTCGTCTTCCACGACGCGACGCTGCGCGAGATCGTCGCGGCCCGGCCGTCGTCGCGCGAGGCGCTGGGGCAGATCGGCGGCGTGGGCGCGGCCAAGCTCGACCGCTACGCCGAGGGCGTCCTGGCGACGCTGGCCGCCCTGGACGCCGGGGCCTGA